The proteins below come from a single Aegilops tauschii subsp. strangulata cultivar AL8/78 chromosome 6, Aet v6.0, whole genome shotgun sequence genomic window:
- the LOC109756059 gene encoding uncharacterized protein, producing MSGSGGGGRRGWSPFDAIRSFPSNPESLMSQIDAAIASTEYARACALLDPAPASTSSRPPRGKGGKEEEASPAARAPPTPAAACHDARVADEAYRAACAALGAGWPDAAVRSLRAALASCPPENAAAVAKVRSMLAIASAQLHRQQHQAQQQSGRK from the coding sequence ATgtcgggcagcggcggcggcgggcggcggggctggAGCCCGTTCGACGCGATCCGGAGCTTCCCTTCGAATCCCGAGTCCCTCATGTCCCAgatcgacgccgccatcgcctccACGGAGTACGCCCGCGCCTGCGCCCTCCTCGACCCCGCCCCCGCCTCCACCTCCTCGCGGCCTCCGCGCGGCAagggagggaaggaggaggaggcgtcgCCCGCCGCGCGGGCGCCTCCTACCCCTGCCGCCGCCTGCCACGACGCGCGGGTCGCGGACGAGGCGTACCGCGCGGCGTGCGCGGCGCTCGGGGCCGGGTGGCCGGACGCGGCCGTGCGGTCGCTGCGGGCGGCGCTGGCCAGCTGCCCGCCGGAGAACGCCGCGGCGGTCGCCAAGGTGAGGTCGATGCTGGCCATCGCGTCCGCGCAGCTGCACAGGCAGCAGCACCAGGCTCAGCAGCAGAGCGGCAGGAAATGA